GATATGCAGGCGCGAATCGAGGCTTATTTGCTCCGCGCATGCCGCCTTGTCGCCCGGATGAAGCTGCAAAAGTCTAGCCGCCTGATCGAAACGGTGAAGCGCCTGATTCACGAACGTTATTCGACAAACCTGACCATTAAGGAAATTGCGGCGGAGGTCTATCTGACGTCCACGTATATCTGCCTGCTGTTCAAACAGGAAACCGGCGAAACGATTAACGAATACCTGACGCGAGTCCGCATGGAGAAAGCCAAAGAGCTGCTGGAGATCGCCGGCACGAAGCTGTACGATATCTGCTTCGCCATCGGCTATGCGGAGCCGGGCTACTTCAGCAAGCAGTTTAAGAAATACTGCGGGCTCAGTCCGAGCGAATACCGCGAGCGGGCTCTCGCTTCGCTGCGATCGGGGCTGGACGGAAGGTGACGCGCGGATGAACGGACTGCAAGCCTTGAAGCGCACGGGCGCCATCGTCCGCATCAGCCGCAAAATCGCGGCGGCTTATGTGCTGCTTGTTTTTTTGCCGACCTGCCTGCTGACGTATTTGTATTACGAACGGACGTCCGGTCTGCTCGAGAAAGAGGTGACGAACTCCATGCTCCAGGCGATCCGGCAGGTGGAGATCAACATTTCGTACCGGCTTTCCAAAATCGGGGAGCTGTCCGACATTTTGATCATGAACCAGGATTTTTTGCAAAATCTGGCCGGATCCCCGCACGAAACCGTGCTTCGCCAGCTGCAGGAGCAGAAGAAGCTGTCGCAGCTGATCAATTCGATCCAGAGCAACGACGAAATTTATCGGGTGCGCCTCTTTGTGAACGATACGAAAATGTATGCCTCGGAGCATGTCAATTTTTTCAGTCTCGAGGAGATCGAAGGGGAGAGCTGGTACCGGGAGGTTGCGGCGAAGCAGGGCGGTATCGTCTGGCTGCCGACCCGCAGGCAGCATTATTTGGGTGACGACGAAGGGAAATACGTGCTCTCGTGCGCCCGGATCGTCAAAGACCCGGACAATTTTCACCACATTCTCGGCGTGCTCGTGCTGGACGTGCCGGAAAATCTGCTGCATGGCATCCTGAACCAGGTCGATTTTTTCCATTCGTCGCGAAGCGCCTTCATCCTGGATGACGGGGGACGGGCGGTATCCTACGACGATAAAGGCATGATCGGGAAGCCGCTGCTTCCGGCAGGAGAGCTTGGACGCATTCGCACTTCCAAAGAGGGCGTCGAACGGACCGGCGACGGACGCGGCGGCGTGTACGACATTTACGAAAGCATACCGGCTGCCAATTGGAAAATCGTTGCGGAAATTCCGCGAAAAGCGATTACGAAGGGCAATTTGACCTCCACCTCCACGACCGCGCTCATCCTGGTGACGGGCGGCTTGCTGCTGTTTCTGTTCGCGGCTTTTGCCATCTTCGCCACCGTAACGGAAAGCATGGTACGCCGCGTCAGGCAGATTGCCTCGATGGTGAAGGAGGAAGGGATCGAGCTGCTGGAGGGTCAGGTCCCGCTGCAGGGAGGCGCTTTTCTCCGGCTGGAAAAAAGCGTACAGGGCATGATCGACACGATGAAGCACTACATGGAGGAATACTATAGCTCGAAGGCAAAAGAAAGGGAAGCCGAGCTGCGGGCGCTGCAGGCGCAAATCAATCCGCATTTTCTCTATAACACGCTCGAGACGATCAATTGGATGGCGATCCGCAGGGGCGCCGGCGAAATCAGCTCGATGCTGAATGCGCTTGCCCAATATTTCCGGTTGAGCTTAAGCCGCGGCAGGGACGTCCTGACGTTGCGGGACGAGCTGACGCTGGCCCAGGCCTATATGAACATCCAGATGAACCGTTTTCCGGGCTGCTTCCGGTTCGAGGTCGACGTCTCCGACGAACTGCTGCCGCTGAAGATTCCGAAAATAACGCTGCAGCCGCTGATCGAGAACTCGATTTTGCACGGCATCCGCGAGAAGGACGGCAAGAAAGGCGTCATCCGCATTACGGGAGAGCTGCTGGCGGACCGGAAATACATGCTCTGCGTCGAGGACGACGGGATCGGAATGACCGCCGGGCAGCTTGACCGGCTGACGGGAGCGGACGGGGCAACCGGCGGCTACGGGCTGTACAACGTGAACGAACGGATCCGGCTGTTCTGCGGGCCGGACTGCGGCATTACGCTGCATTCCGTTCCGGGGAAGGGTACCCGGGCCGTGATCGTGCTCTGCGGCGATCCGCCGCCGCAGCGGACGGCGGGCGGGAGAACGCCTGCGTAAGAGCCGAAACGCGGGGGACGCCGCAGGCGTAAGTCAAGACGAGACGGTGCTGATATTTTCGCAAAAGCCGTTCGACCGGAAAAACGTCTGTCAGCGTTCCTTTTTTCGCACCTGCTTATGTCGGTTTTCCGCCCATTCTTTGGCCTGCGAGGTGGCGATGGCGATCGCCCGCCCTTCCTCGCAGCCGTCCTCCAGCAGCGCGTTGGCGATTTCGACCGCTTTGGCGCGAACGGGAGCGGTGAAATTTTTGAGCGAATCGGGATAATCGTCCTTCGTCCATGGCATAAAGCGCGCCTCCTTCGCAAATAGTGGTGATATAGTCATTATTAGACGTTTTGCCTCCGGGCCAAACAGGGCCTGGCCCCTTAGGAAGCTGCCGGAGGCGGCCGGATGCGCCTGTACGCACCCGAGGAATCGTTTCAAGGCTTGGATCATACACCGGAAAAAGGAGCGGCTGACATGACGAATACCCGTACGGAAAAAGATTCGATGGGCACGATCGAGGTGCCGGCCGAGCGGATGTGGGGCGCGCAGACGCAGCGCAGCCTGCAGAACTTCAAAATCGGCACGGAAAAAATGCCCCCGGCGCTCATTCGCGCATTCGCTTACTTGAAGAAAGGCGCGGCGCTGGCCAACAAGCAGCTCGGGAAGCTGGAAGCGGACAAGGCGGACGCCATCGCCGCCGCGGCCGACGAGGTGCTCGGCGGCCGCTGGCCGGACGAGTTTCCGCTGGCGGTCTGGCAGACGGGGAGCGGCACGCAGACGAACATGAACGTCAACGAGGTGCTCGCCCGGCGCGCGCAGCAGCTGCTGGCGGAGAAAGGCGCCGCCGGCGCGCGCGTGCACCCCAACGACGACGTGAACCGGTCGCAGAGCTCCAACGACACGTTTCCGACCGCCATGCATATCGCCGCGCTGCTTGCCGTTCACGACGAGCTCCTGCCGGCGATCGGGCGGCTGAAGGCGACGCTGCAGGCCAAAAGTGAAG
This genomic window from Paenibacillus humicola contains:
- a CDS encoding cache domain-containing sensor histidine kinase; protein product: MNGLQALKRTGAIVRISRKIAAAYVLLVFLPTCLLTYLYYERTSGLLEKEVTNSMLQAIRQVEINISYRLSKIGELSDILIMNQDFLQNLAGSPHETVLRQLQEQKKLSQLINSIQSNDEIYRVRLFVNDTKMYASEHVNFFSLEEIEGESWYREVAAKQGGIVWLPTRRQHYLGDDEGKYVLSCARIVKDPDNFHHILGVLVLDVPENLLHGILNQVDFFHSSRSAFILDDGGRAVSYDDKGMIGKPLLPAGELGRIRTSKEGVERTGDGRGGVYDIYESIPAANWKIVAEIPRKAITKGNLTSTSTTALILVTGGLLLFLFAAFAIFATVTESMVRRVRQIASMVKEEGIELLEGQVPLQGGAFLRLEKSVQGMIDTMKHYMEEYYSSKAKEREAELRALQAQINPHFLYNTLETINWMAIRRGAGEISSMLNALAQYFRLSLSRGRDVLTLRDELTLAQAYMNIQMNRFPGCFRFEVDVSDELLPLKIPKITLQPLIENSILHGIREKDGKKGVIRITGELLADRKYMLCVEDDGIGMTAGQLDRLTGADGATGGYGLYNVNERIRLFCGPDCGITLHSVPGKGTRAVIVLCGDPPPQRTAGGRTPA